Proteins encoded in a region of the Streptomyces sp. NBC_00310 genome:
- a CDS encoding SpoIIE family protein phosphatase: MALVVLLVAFAVFALVLQSQRHTNAEAKRRSIAVAQTFAHSPGVLSALEAPEPAKVLQPLTEAGRKSAGVDFVVVMDTKGIRYTHPLPDRIGKRFVGEIEPSLAGKVYTESVQGPLGDEVQATVPIRDTRGQVVALVSAGLKVKNVTSLVDRQIPIILTAGAGALGVATAATVLVGRRLRRQTHSLAPNEMSRMYEHHDAVLHSVREGVLIVSGEGRLLLANDEARRLLELAPDAEGKQVSRMPALEPEMASLLSSGREATDEVHLAGPRLLVVNQRPTDRGGGPRGTVVTLRDSTELRAVSGRAEITGERLKLLYDAGLGIGTTLDVIQTADELARIAVPRFADFVTVDLADAVLHGEEPAATAKGMRRVAVCGIRDDQPLYEKGRLIDFLPSTPQARGYGSGRSELVADLSTATGWHLQDPERTEQIVDFGIHSLIAAPIQARGVVLGMVNFWRSKEHDPFDQEELSLAEELVARAAVSIDNARRYTREHALAVTLQRSLLPRALPEQSALDVGYRYLPAQSGVSGDWFDVIPLPGSRVALVVGDVVGHGLHAAATMGRLRTAVHNFSTLDLPPDELLSHLDELVGRIDQDEACTDSPAAVVGATCLYAIYDPATCRCTMASAGHLAPALVQPDGKVIFPDLPPGPPLGLGGMPFQTAELDIAEGSQLVLYTDGLIEDRTRDLDEGMELLRKALTDHTDRAPEESCQAVLDALLPERPTDDVALLIARTHALPPDRIAEWDVPPDPAAVAGVRAAATGKLDEWGLSELGFSMELVLSELVTNAVRYGGEPIHLRLIYDRSLICEVADGSSTSPHLRYAATTDEGGRGLFLVSQLTERWGTRYTPQGKVIWAEQALPNA; this comes from the coding sequence GTGGCGCTGGTGGTGCTGCTCGTGGCATTCGCCGTCTTCGCCCTCGTCCTTCAGTCGCAGCGGCACACCAACGCCGAGGCCAAACGACGATCCATAGCCGTCGCGCAGACTTTCGCGCATTCCCCGGGCGTGCTGTCCGCACTGGAGGCCCCCGAGCCCGCGAAGGTCCTGCAGCCGCTGACCGAAGCGGGACGCAAGTCCGCGGGCGTCGACTTCGTCGTGGTGATGGACACGAAAGGGATCCGCTACACCCATCCCCTGCCGGACCGGATCGGCAAGCGGTTCGTAGGAGAGATCGAGCCGTCGCTGGCGGGGAAGGTCTATACCGAAAGCGTGCAGGGCCCCCTCGGCGACGAGGTGCAGGCGACCGTGCCCATCCGGGACACGAGGGGCCAGGTGGTGGCCCTCGTTTCCGCCGGGCTGAAGGTCAAGAACGTGACCAGTCTGGTGGACCGGCAGATACCGATCATCCTGACCGCCGGGGCGGGCGCACTCGGAGTGGCCACCGCCGCCACCGTGCTGGTGGGCAGGCGGCTGCGACGGCAGACTCACAGCCTGGCCCCGAACGAGATGTCCCGCATGTATGAGCACCACGACGCGGTACTGCACTCCGTACGTGAAGGGGTGCTCATCGTCAGCGGTGAGGGGCGACTGCTGCTGGCGAACGACGAGGCCAGGCGCCTCCTGGAGCTGGCCCCGGACGCGGAGGGGAAGCAGGTGTCCCGGATGCCGGCCCTCGAACCCGAGATGGCGTCGTTGCTCAGCTCCGGCCGCGAGGCCACGGACGAGGTGCACCTGGCCGGGCCGCGGCTGCTGGTGGTCAACCAGAGGCCCACGGATCGCGGCGGAGGTCCCCGGGGCACCGTCGTGACGCTGCGCGACTCCACGGAGCTGCGGGCCGTGTCCGGCCGGGCCGAGATCACCGGTGAGCGGCTGAAGCTCCTCTACGACGCCGGACTGGGCATCGGCACCACCCTGGACGTGATCCAGACGGCCGACGAACTCGCCCGGATCGCCGTCCCCCGCTTCGCCGACTTCGTCACCGTGGACCTGGCCGACGCCGTACTGCACGGCGAGGAACCGGCGGCCACGGCCAAGGGAATGCGACGGGTTGCCGTATGCGGTATCCGCGACGACCAACCGCTCTACGAGAAGGGCCGGCTGATCGACTTCCTGCCCTCCACGCCCCAGGCGCGCGGCTACGGCTCCGGCCGCTCGGAACTGGTGGCCGACCTGTCCACCGCGACGGGCTGGCATCTGCAGGACCCGGAGCGCACGGAGCAGATCGTGGACTTCGGCATCCACTCGCTCATCGCCGCTCCGATCCAGGCCCGCGGTGTCGTGCTGGGCATGGTCAACTTCTGGCGCTCCAAGGAGCACGATCCCTTCGACCAGGAGGAGCTCTCGCTGGCGGAGGAGCTGGTGGCCCGTGCCGCGGTCAGCATCGACAACGCCCGCCGCTACACGCGTGAGCACGCCCTGGCGGTCACCCTCCAGCGCAGCCTGCTGCCGCGGGCCCTGCCCGAGCAGAGCGCCCTCGACGTCGGCTACCGGTACCTCCCGGCGCAGTCGGGTGTGAGCGGGGACTGGTTCGACGTGATTCCCCTGCCGGGCAGCCGCGTGGCGCTGGTCGTCGGTGACGTGGTCGGCCACGGCCTGCACGCCGCTGCGACCATGGGGCGGCTGCGCACCGCGGTGCACAACTTCTCCACGCTCGATCTGCCCCCCGACGAGCTGCTGAGTCATCTGGACGAGCTGGTCGGGCGTATCGACCAGGACGAGGCGTGCACGGACAGCCCCGCCGCCGTCGTGGGTGCCACCTGCCTGTACGCGATCTACGACCCCGCGACGTGCCGCTGCACCATGGCGAGCGCGGGGCACCTGGCTCCCGCGCTGGTCCAGCCTGACGGGAAGGTCATCTTTCCCGACCTGCCGCCGGGTCCGCCCCTGGGCCTCGGCGGCATGCCCTTCCAGACCGCCGAGCTGGACATCGCCGAAGGCTCCCAGCTCGTCCTGTACACCGACGGCCTCATCGAGGACCGGACCCGTGACCTCGACGAGGGAATGGAACTCCTGCGCAAAGCCCTGACGGATCACACGGATCGCGCGCCGGAGGAGAGCTGCCAGGCGGTGCTGGATGCGCTGTTGCCCGAACGCCCCACGGATGACGTGGCGTTGCTCATCGCCCGTACCCATGCGCTGCCACCGGATCGGATCGCCGAGTGGGACGTGCCCCCCGATCCGGCCGCCGTCGCCGGGGTGCGCGCCGCGGCGACCGGCAAGCTCGACGAGTGGGGGCTGTCCGAACTGGGCTTCAGCATGGAACTGGTGCTGAGCGAGCTCGTCACCAACGCCGTCCGCTACGGCGGCGAGCCGATCCACCTCAGACTGATCTACGACCGCTCGCTGATCTGCGAGGTGGCTGACGGCAGCAGCACCTCGCCCCACTTGCGGTATGCCGCGACGACCGACGAAGGCGGCCGTGGCCTGTTCCTGGTGTCGCAGCTGACCGAGCGCTGGGGAACCCGGTACACGCCTCAGGGCAAGGTGATCTGGGCCGAGCAGGCACTACCGAACGCCTGA
- a CDS encoding helix-turn-helix transcriptional regulator, with the protein MDRKELAEFLRRRREALRPRDVGLVEGPRRRTRGLRREEVAQLAGMSTDYYARLEQRRAPQPSLQITTSLARALRLTPDERDHLFALIGHNAPARFQRSEHVSPALMRVLERLNDDTPALVLSDMADTLAMNPIAIALLGDQMRHTGLARSAYYRWFTDPAERLVYPEEDHPRHSRAQAARLRAALTAGSSDPRAARIVAELQEHSPEFAGLWELREVAQRYGDSKTIPDPDLGRIDVDAQVLFTENRAQTLVVMTARPGTESQGKLELLSVIGHQQLTP; encoded by the coding sequence ATGGACAGGAAAGAGCTGGCGGAGTTCCTGCGTCGGCGGCGCGAGGCGCTGCGCCCACGCGATGTCGGGCTGGTCGAGGGCCCGCGCCGGCGTACCCGGGGGCTGCGCCGCGAGGAGGTCGCCCAGCTCGCCGGCATGTCCACCGACTACTACGCCCGCCTGGAACAGCGGCGCGCCCCGCAACCGTCCCTCCAGATCACCACCTCCCTCGCCCGGGCCCTGCGCCTGACACCGGACGAACGCGACCACCTCTTCGCCCTCATCGGCCACAACGCGCCGGCCCGCTTCCAGCGCTCCGAGCACGTCAGCCCGGCCCTCATGCGGGTCCTGGAGCGCCTGAACGACGACACCCCGGCCCTGGTGCTGTCCGACATGGCCGACACCCTCGCGATGAACCCGATCGCCATCGCGCTGCTCGGCGACCAGATGCGTCACACCGGCCTGGCCCGCAGCGCCTACTACCGCTGGTTCACCGACCCCGCCGAGCGGCTGGTGTACCCCGAGGAGGACCACCCCCGCCACAGCCGCGCCCAGGCAGCCCGCCTGCGAGCCGCGCTCACAGCCGGCAGCTCGGACCCCCGGGCAGCCCGGATCGTCGCCGAACTCCAGGAACACAGCCCCGAGTTCGCCGGCCTGTGGGAACTCCGGGAAGTCGCCCAGCGCTACGGCGACAGCAAGACGATCCCCGACCCCGACCTCGGCCGTATCGACGTCGACGCCCAGGTCCTGTTCACCGAGAACCGCGCCCAGACCCTGGTGGTCATGACCGCCCGCCCCGGCACGGAAAGCCAGGGAAAGCTGGAACTGCTCTCCGTCATAGGACACCAGCAGCTCACCCCCTGA
- a CDS encoding SDR family oxidoreductase produces MKMTGNTILITGGTSGIGLGLALRLHEAGNKVIVAGRRKELLDEITAGNPGIEALFLDVADPASIAHAAETVAASHPELNVLVNNAGIMLPENLLDPASLPVAEDHVTVNLLGTIRMTYAFLPLLVGKADAAVLNVTSALAWVPLPITPTYNATKAALHSFSESLRVQLAGADAGVQVIEVAPPAVRTTLLGQQDSETSMPLDDFLSETLTLLREKPDAKENIVEQARFVRDAEANGTYDDVLAMLSKIG; encoded by the coding sequence ATGAAGATGACCGGCAACACCATCCTGATCACCGGCGGAACCTCGGGTATCGGGCTGGGCCTGGCCCTGCGCCTGCACGAGGCCGGCAACAAGGTGATCGTCGCGGGCCGGCGCAAGGAACTGCTCGACGAGATCACCGCCGGGAACCCGGGCATCGAGGCGCTCTTCCTCGATGTCGCGGACCCCGCGTCGATCGCCCACGCCGCCGAGACGGTGGCGGCGAGCCATCCGGAGCTGAACGTGCTCGTCAACAACGCGGGCATCATGCTGCCGGAGAACCTCCTCGACCCGGCCTCCCTTCCGGTCGCCGAGGATCACGTCACGGTCAACCTGCTCGGCACGATCCGGATGACGTACGCCTTCCTGCCGCTCCTGGTGGGCAAGGCCGACGCGGCCGTCCTGAACGTCACGTCCGCGCTGGCCTGGGTACCGCTGCCGATCACCCCGACCTACAACGCGACCAAGGCCGCACTGCACTCCTTCTCCGAGAGCCTGCGCGTCCAGCTCGCGGGCGCCGACGCCGGCGTCCAGGTGATCGAGGTGGCCCCGCCGGCCGTGCGCACGACCCTGCTGGGCCAGCAGGACAGCGAGACGTCCATGCCGCTGGACGACTTCCTCTCCGAGACCCTGACTCTCCTGCGCGAGAAGCCCGACGCCAAGGAGAACATCGTCGAGCAGGCCAGGTTCGTACGCGACGCGGAGGCCAACGGCACGTACGACGACGTCCTGGCCATGCTCAGCAAGATCGGCTGA
- a CDS encoding carboxymuconolactone decarboxylase family protein: protein MSTASDTPVLDTLAAMTVDSLERCGLPPDTLILTRIAALAASDAPPISYLAHIDPALRADLTAAQLQDVLVAVAPIVGTARVMTAAGNIAEAMGIAIAVADAEAEAKG from the coding sequence ATGTCCACAGCATCCGACACCCCTGTGCTGGACACCCTCGCCGCCATGACCGTCGACTCTCTCGAGCGCTGCGGTCTGCCCCCGGACACCCTCATCCTCACGCGCATTGCCGCGCTCGCTGCCTCGGACGCGCCCCCCATCTCCTACCTCGCCCACATCGACCCCGCCCTCCGGGCCGACCTGACCGCCGCCCAGCTGCAGGATGTCCTGGTGGCCGTCGCCCCCATCGTGGGCACAGCACGTGTGATGACGGCGGCGGGCAACATCGCCGAGGCGATGGGCATCGCGATCGCGGTCGCCGACGCCGAGGCCGAGGCCAAGGGCTGA
- a CDS encoding ice-binding family protein has product MKLKIPRAADRRSLSGVVTSALAATVAAVLVALMPTQALAIATPVPLATAASFSVLAGQGVTNTGPSLISHDLGTHPNPSITGFPPGQVLGAVHAADAVALQAKSDLVTAYNNAAGQATDFALASAIGSGQTLLPGVHTAVFGVGLTGDLILDAAGNPNAVWVFQIPEALTTASSSRVLLTNGASPCNVYWQIGSSATLGTNSTFVGTLMALTSISVTTGTNIEGRALARNGAVTLDNNRIFLGGCATSTTGGTTTGTTTGTTTGTTTGTTTGTTTGTIAGATTGGLLSGGLVTGGVLGGPILSPGASSGNVAGTTSGNTEGNTAGNTAGNTAGNTTSGNTSGNTAGNTSGGDGGGGHDNAPGRPDHDNAPGRPDHGGRPGGPDHGGRPGGPDHGGKPGGPDHGGKPDHGKPDHGKPDHGKQSAENYGYDEIPKGYEGDDHSKGYES; this is encoded by the coding sequence ATGAAGCTGAAAATCCCTCGAGCGGCTGACCGCCGTTCTTTGTCCGGAGTTGTGACCTCGGCCCTTGCCGCGACGGTTGCCGCCGTGTTGGTCGCCCTGATGCCGACTCAGGCGCTGGCCATCGCTACGCCTGTGCCTCTGGCCACGGCCGCGAGCTTCTCCGTTCTGGCAGGTCAGGGAGTCACCAATACCGGCCCCTCGCTGATCAGCCACGACCTTGGGACGCACCCGAATCCGTCCATCACCGGATTCCCGCCCGGCCAGGTACTCGGCGCCGTGCACGCGGCGGACGCTGTCGCGCTTCAGGCCAAGTCCGACCTGGTCACGGCGTACAACAACGCGGCCGGCCAGGCCACGGACTTCGCGCTCGCGTCGGCAATCGGCAGCGGACAGACTCTGCTTCCGGGCGTCCACACCGCTGTCTTCGGTGTCGGACTCACCGGTGACCTGATCCTGGACGCCGCGGGGAACCCGAACGCCGTCTGGGTGTTCCAGATCCCTGAAGCTCTGACGACTGCCTCCTCCAGCCGAGTGCTCCTCACCAACGGGGCTTCGCCGTGCAACGTCTACTGGCAGATCGGGAGTTCGGCCACGCTCGGCACCAACTCCACATTCGTGGGCACCCTCATGGCTCTGACCTCGATCAGCGTGACGACAGGGACGAACATCGAGGGGCGGGCGCTGGCCCGTAACGGCGCCGTGACGCTCGACAACAACAGGATCTTCCTCGGCGGCTGCGCTACCTCCACCACTGGTGGAACTACCACGGGCACCACGACCGGAACGACCACCGGCACCACGACCGGAACGACCACCGGCACCACGACCGGAACGATCGCAGGCGCCACGACCGGCGGGCTGCTCAGCGGCGGCCTCGTCACCGGTGGCGTCCTGGGCGGGCCGATCCTCTCGCCCGGTGCCTCTTCGGGCAACGTCGCCGGCACCACGTCCGGGAACACCGAAGGCAACACCGCTGGTAACACTGCGGGCAACACAGCCGGGAACACCACCTCCGGGAACACCTCGGGCAACACGGCCGGGAACACCTCCGGCGGTGACGGCGGCGGCGGGCACGACAACGCGCCGGGCCGGCCGGACCACGACAACGCGCCAGGCCGGCCGGACCACGGTGGCAGGCCTGGAGGACCGGACCACGGTGGCAGGCCTGGAGGACCGGACCACGGTGGCAAGCCCGGAGGGCCGGACCACGGTGGCAAGCCCGACCACGGCAAGCCCGACCACGGCAAGCCCGACCACGGCAAGCAGTCCGCCGAGAACTACGGCTACGACGAGATTCCCAAGGGCTACGAGGGCGACGACCACTCCAAGGGCTACGAGAGCTAG
- a CDS encoding DUF5819 family protein, whose amino-acid sequence MEEIQQSHSGPATQEIPDATAAPHKEPRGGARALKSGLRAALVLCLAASVVHVLLVFLHVAPANTVSKRYSPLINAWVYPFFEQNWRLFAPDPESVNRQILARTARAGSDGSVQVGPWFDLTAVDGSAVEHQPFPSHTAQNMLRRAWTGYVDTHGGDDKARTERALMMQKYLTNIAADRVAAHRSGTFDFIQLRVVTLPIDAPGSAADKRPPTPVENRLLPWWKVTRHGK is encoded by the coding sequence GTGGAGGAAATCCAACAGTCCCACTCCGGTCCGGCCACGCAGGAAATTCCTGACGCCACGGCCGCGCCGCACAAGGAGCCGAGGGGTGGTGCCCGTGCGCTGAAATCAGGACTGCGCGCCGCCCTGGTCCTGTGCCTGGCGGCGAGTGTCGTCCACGTGCTTCTCGTGTTCCTTCACGTGGCACCGGCCAACACCGTCTCCAAGCGATACAGCCCACTGATCAATGCATGGGTGTACCCCTTCTTCGAACAGAACTGGCGGCTCTTCGCCCCGGACCCCGAATCCGTCAACCGGCAGATTCTGGCCAGAACCGCACGCGCCGGCTCCGACGGATCGGTTCAAGTGGGCCCCTGGTTCGACCTGACGGCCGTGGATGGTTCCGCAGTCGAACATCAGCCGTTCCCGAGCCACACGGCGCAGAACATGCTGCGCCGTGCCTGGACCGGCTACGTCGACACGCACGGAGGAGACGACAAGGCGCGCACGGAACGCGCCCTGATGATGCAGAAGTACCTGACCAACATTGCCGCGGACCGCGTTGCCGCCCACAGGAGTGGCACCTTCGACTTCATTCAGCTCCGCGTCGTCACACTGCCCATCGACGCGCCCGGCTCCGCCGCCGACAAGCGCCCGCCGACGCCGGTCGAGAACCGGCTCCTGCCCTGGTGGAAGGTGACCCGCCATGGAAAATGA
- a CDS encoding HTTM domain-containing protein has translation MENEAQRTASAGVGPWLAARITTAWDLLTGHPVSLYAASVLRIGYGLLYLLFLLREFPHRAEIWGPGSAWTPALARQLFEQTGWFSILTLSDSRTYFELCYVLALVTSALFMLGWRTRVLSVLFAFVVTSFHARAIFMTDGGDNLILLMAFYLALTACGRRWSLDARRNRLKTVRAGTAPESARSPFTPQLRDARTTLITVVHNCGMLLIAAQVCFLYGSAGLYKVQGPSWSSGTALHYVLNLELFRPWPALSHFVDEHTLAVAIAGYMTVLLQVAFPFVLFGRLKYPVLALLLGMHIGIAALMGLPLFSGAMIVADAAFLPDRFYTFLSHLCRRAMRRPDGRHPAPGRAAGAGTVPAQGRPGVLGSKHRVVLPEGRTDDMLATEPASPQAPPKSR, from the coding sequence ATGGAAAATGAGGCCCAGAGGACCGCGTCCGCCGGCGTCGGCCCGTGGCTCGCCGCCCGGATCACAACCGCATGGGACCTCCTGACCGGCCACCCGGTGTCTCTGTACGCCGCGTCGGTGCTGCGCATCGGCTACGGACTGCTCTACCTGCTCTTTCTGCTGCGAGAGTTCCCGCATCGTGCCGAGATCTGGGGTCCCGGGTCCGCGTGGACGCCCGCCTTGGCACGCCAACTCTTCGAGCAGACAGGCTGGTTCAGCATCCTGACCCTGTCCGACAGCCGCACCTACTTCGAGCTCTGCTACGTGCTGGCCCTCGTCACGTCCGCGCTGTTCATGCTGGGCTGGCGGACCCGCGTCCTGTCCGTCCTCTTCGCCTTCGTGGTGACCTCGTTCCATGCCCGGGCGATCTTCATGACGGACGGGGGTGACAACCTGATCCTGCTGATGGCCTTCTACCTGGCCCTGACGGCCTGCGGTCGGCGCTGGTCGCTGGACGCGCGCAGGAACAGGCTGAAGACGGTGCGCGCGGGGACCGCGCCGGAATCGGCGAGGAGTCCCTTCACGCCGCAACTCCGCGACGCCCGCACCACCTTGATCACGGTGGTGCACAACTGCGGCATGCTCCTCATCGCGGCACAGGTCTGCTTCCTCTACGGATCGGCCGGCCTGTACAAGGTCCAGGGACCTTCCTGGAGCAGCGGCACCGCGCTTCACTACGTCCTCAACCTCGAACTCTTCCGGCCCTGGCCCGCGCTCTCCCACTTCGTGGACGAGCACACACTCGCTGTCGCCATCGCCGGCTACATGACCGTGCTCTTGCAGGTGGCCTTCCCGTTCGTCCTCTTCGGCAGGCTCAAGTACCCCGTTCTCGCGCTGCTGTTGGGCATGCACATCGGCATCGCCGCACTCATGGGGCTGCCTCTGTTTTCCGGCGCGATGATCGTTGCGGACGCCGCGTTCCTTCCCGACCGCTTCTACACCTTCCTGTCCCACCTCTGCCGACGCGCGATGCGGCGGCCGGACGGACGGCATCCGGCACCCGGACGAGCGGCAGGAGCCGGAACGGTACCCGCGCAAGGCAGGCCCGGCGTGCTCGGCTCGAAGCATCGAGTCGTACTCCCCGAAGGGCGAACGGACGACATGCTCGCCACCGAGCCCGCGTCCCCCCAGGCGCCCCCGAAGAGCAGGTGA